The Methanocella arvoryzae MRE50 DNA window GAGAGGCTGAAATTCTTCGAGGAACTCCGGGTCGCAATGCTGAACAACCCGCCCCCGGCAGGCGAGGAGAAACTGATGGCCAGCTTCAGCCGGATAGGCCTGATGCAACCTCAGTCCCCGTACGGTACAGGGCTGAACAAGGAGATAGGCGACGGGCTGGCACGGGCGATCGTCGATGGCGAGCGGATCGTCCAGGAAGCATGGGCAAACCAGCGTGGCGGAGAAGGCACCACCTGGCTGATGAACACAAAGACGGGCAGCTACGGCAGCGATTACCTGACAAGGGCCGCAATAGCAGTAGGCGGCCTCGGGGCAAACGTCCCCGAAGAAGCAGTGTATGCCATAGCAATGACCAGCAACGAGGGGGCGCCGCTAAACGGAGCCGACAGGTACGTCATCCGCTTTGGCAGCGGCAACCTCCCGCCCGTCGACGCTTTCTGGTCCCTCACGGCGTATAACTCGACCACTTACATGCTGGTGCCCAACCCATATTACCGGTACTCGATAGGAGACAGGACCCCCGGTTTAAAGTATAATCCGGACGGGTCGCTGGAGATATACATACAGCACGACGTCCCGGAAGGAAAAGAATCCAACTGGCTGCCGACGCCAGAAGGCGACTTCTACCTGATCCTGCGAATGTACCAGCCCCGACCGCAAGTGCTGGATGGGACGTACCAGATTCCGCCTGTCAGGAGACAGACCGGTTAGCAGTCATATATTAGCAAGTTAATCATAAATACAGTGCAGCTCTCCAATGGACGAAACGGTGAAGCGGCTCCGTAATAATTAACATCTTGACTGCAGTATGACATGTGGAAGAAGATGACCACAACTGTGCAGACACTGAAGGAGCGGCTCTCGAGCATTCGGGGTAATCCAGGACAGAGTATGGTGGACACCAGCCTTGTCTCTGAGATGCTGGCCAGCATAGGCTCGACAGATCCGGTGTTGCGAGACGATCTCATCTACGAGACGTTCGCCGGCTGGATAGAAACTGATCAATTTTCTCCGGGAGAGCTGAAACGCCTGCTGAATGTCTGCCTGGACGACTCGCACGCCTTTTACAGGATCGGAGAAGAAGGGACAGACTCGGTTTTCACCAGGACGTTCTCGCTGCTGGTTGTGGCGCTGATCCTCGACGCCCACAGGAGGAACAGCTTCCTCACCCCGGAAGACGTCCGTGAGGTCAAGGCCAAAATGGTCAGGTATATGGCGGAGGAAAAAGACGTCAGAGGCTACGTCGGGGAAAAAGGCTGGGCTCACTCCACAGCGCATGCCGCAGACGTCCTGGGGGAGCTGGCGAAGTGCGGGGAGTTAGAGGATAAGCAGGATTTGCTGGACATCCTGCACGTGATCAGCGAAAAAGTGATCATCGGCAATTACATCTACATCCACAAGGAAGACGAAAGACTGGCCAGGGCAGTGGTAGGCATCTTCGGGAGAGGAATCCTGGACGATAGGGAGATCGCCGGGTGGCTGGAGAGGTTCGGAGATATCCAGAAGAGCGGCTCCCACCCCGGGGACGACTACCTCCGGAATAACGTGAAGATGTTTTTAAGAAGCCTGTACTTCCGGCTGTCACCCGATGGCAGCGAGGGACAAATAAGGCCCCTGATAGAGAGCGTTCTGCAAAAGCTGAGCAAATTTTAATGGCAAAAGAAAAATGGATGGGGTATGCTTCCCCGTGCCTACTTTTTAGTGCTCATGTAGTAATAAGCGACTGCAACGGTGATGATGATCAGGATAGCCGGACGCATTTGAACACGACCAGCACTTCAAAAGGCACCTTTTCCCTCGCAACGGTCTCCACAGAAAAG harbors:
- a CDS encoding DUF2785 domain-containing protein, encoding MTTTVQTLKERLSSIRGNPGQSMVDTSLVSEMLASIGSTDPVLRDDLIYETFAGWIETDQFSPGELKRLLNVCLDDSHAFYRIGEEGTDSVFTRTFSLLVVALILDAHRRNSFLTPEDVREVKAKMVRYMAEEKDVRGYVGEKGWAHSTAHAADVLGELAKCGELEDKQDLLDILHVISEKVIIGNYIYIHKEDERLARAVVGIFGRGILDDREIAGWLERFGDIQKSGSHPGDDYLRNNVKMFLRSLYFRLSPDGSEGQIRPLIESVLQKLSKF